aatgcacgcacgcacgcacacacgcacgcacgcacgcacgcacgcacgcacgcacgcacacacacacacacacacacacacacacaaacatcaaacatcaaacaaacGTGGCCAAATATCATCAGCCAAAACCGTTCTGCAGCTCCCTGCAGCTTAGCCCGAGTAAAGAGCACACAGACATTTATccagcgagtgtgtgtgtgtgtgtgtgtgtgtgtgtgtgtgtgtgtgtgggtgggaggGGGGTAATCTTTAAGACTCCGTTCAGGCTGTTGTTGTTCCTCCTGCAGAATAAAAAGACTGTAAagcctgaaataaaaacagaaacaagctgaGCTGGTCGACTGAGTGTATCACTTAATGAGAACAGGTCACATAAATAACATGACCATAATGATTAACAAAATATCTACCTTTTCAGTGTATATATATTAAACCTTTAACACATAGTCCATGTGCAGACTCTGACTCTCTTTTTAGCTCTCGGTGTGTCTTGAACATCACATCACCACCTGAAGACGCTCTGAGGTTAAACTGGAACTcttccacagagagagagagagagagatgatgtcACTGACGAACGAGAATAGATCAATCGATCTTTATTTGTCTAAATCATTATTAacgttatctgaagacactacaaacagagcaggttcagttcaaaatatttcattctAATAATTTAACAACCCCAAATTATTCCACCATGAACGCAACACCAAACAACACTTAGCAAAGTAGCAgtgatgagaaaaaaatgtaagaagaaacctggatcagaaccagactcatgttggacagacagagagagagaaagggagagagagaggagctcaaggtgccagttcccccagtagtctaagcctatagcagcataactaggagctggtctacaccagcgccagccctaactataagatttatcaaaaaggaaagttttaagtctattcttaagagtaaagactgtgtctgcctcctgtaCCCTATcaggaagatgattccagaagagaggagcctgataactgaaggctctacctcccatagtacatttagagactgtaccacgagcaggcctgataactgaaggctctacctcccatactacATTTATAGACTGTACcatgagcaggtctgataactgaaggctctacctcccatagtacatttagagactgtaggtaccacgagcaggtctgataactaaaggctctacctcccatactacatttagagactgtaggtaccacgagcaggtctgataactgaaggctctacctcccatagtacatttagagattgtaggtaccacgagcaggtctgataactgaaggctctacctcccatactacatttagagactaccacaagcaggcctgataactgaaggctctacctcccatactacatttagagaccgtaggtaccacgagcaggcctgataactgaaggctctacctcccatactacatttagagactgtaccacaagcaggcctgataactgaaggctctacctcccgtactacatttagagactgtaggtaccacaagcaggtcggataactgaaggctctacctcccatactacatttagagactgtaccacaagcaggcctgataactgaaggctctacctcccatagtactgatcttagatatattttacaaaggtgaaaataggatgttcttgaaatttgcctgatgtgagagctaaaggacatattttgatcaaatagaactcctagattcctaacagtggtgctagatgccaggctgatgtcattaaggtcACATCATTAGAAAAAGTCTCGccgaggtttttagggcctagcacaataacttcagtcttctCTGAGTTAAGTAGAacacatttctggtcatccacgtcctaacgtccttaaggcatgtttctagcttacataactgactggtgccatcgggcttcattgatacataaagttgagtatcatctgcataacaatgaaactgtatggagtgtttcctcataatattacCCAGAGGAAGcgtatataatgtaaagagaattggtccaagcactgaaccttgtggcactccatggctaacttcggtgtgcatagaggacttatcattaacatgtacaaactgagatcggtctgataagtaggattcaaaccaacttaaagcagtccctgtaattcagAGTAATCGTTCAGCTGCCTGAAAACATGAGCAGAGAGGGGGTGTGACTCCCCTCAGAGAGACAGGAGTCAGGACGTTATACAGAAAGAGGTGAATGAAGGACACCGGGAGGCGAAGGCAGGAAAAGAGAAGGTAAAAGAAGGACATGAGGAGGTGAAGGACAGATACGAGAAGGCGAAGGAAGGATACAAGGAGGTGAAGGATACAAGGAGGTGGCGATGAATATGAGGAGGTTCAGGATGAACACGAGGAGttggaggaggggaaggaggattTGAGGAGGTAATGGAAGGGTACAATAAGGTGAAGGAGTTTATGAGGAGGTGAAAAAAGGATACAAGGAAGTGGAGAAGGATGAGGTGGTGAATGGAGAGAGGacaaaaggaagagagaaacctggaacagagaAGAAACGAACCTCGGATTCTGTGgagactaaacacacacacacagaggagtgaGTGTTTCATGGAGCCGCTGGTTTGTTTTTACTGCACAGGTGGATGACAACGATAagggaggctgtgtgtgtgtgtgtgtgtgttgtgtgtgtgtgtgtgtgtgtgtgtgtgtgtgtgtgtgtagaaggagacagaggaggctaCAAGCTGTATAATGAAACCGATATTCATCATGGtcaaattaacacacacacagaatattaCTGCTACAGTTAAAACTTCTACAACATTGCCCCTAGTGTCCGTTTGTCAGTTTATTTATTCCCTGTTAAAATTTTACTAGTAAGTTTATGATCTCAATCTGTAGTTTGAAGCCTTCTTCAGCACATGATGTCCATTATATTATGTCCATTTAAAGTCAAAGAGAACAGGAAGAGGGGATGAGTTAAGGAGGGGCTACGTGTGATTGAAAGGTCACTATAGGGGCCTGAAAAAGTCTTGTCCAGTGTTTGGTTAAAAGAAGCTCTGAGGAAATGTTGTTTACGGTTTGTCTGTGGGAACCTTCAATCCTGTCCAGCTCCGCCCCCCTTGTCAAATATGGTCACCTCTGGTTCTAAAAATAAAGATGGCAAAGACTACCCCATGGGATTAGtaaaatatttcagattttaatgttaaatttTAAAATGATGGTCATCAAAGTTTTAACTTttacataaaaatgaaattatttcagcttcaacCAGTCAGACTGAACGAGAACGCCTTGGGAACCCctaacacagaaaaaacatctgGACTTATTTGTGTGACCTGAAATCAGCTGATTGTCCTTAGTATGAACCCTGCTCTAGACTCAGGTGTGCAGCTGTTGGATATAAACCTCAGGATGTGTTACCTGTTCAGGTGAAACTGTAAAGAGTTTAACagatgacaaaaacagtcaGTAAGAGTTTTTATTGAAACCAGGACTAATTGAAGGTTCCATCAGGTGAACAaatacagagggggggggggggggggggggggttcctcCAGCAGACTCCTCCTCACATGTTGGTGCTCATCCTGGTCTGACTGTTGGCTGGAGTCAGCTCCCCCTGACTCCCCTCTCTGGGGGGGGActggggagaggaagaggaggagacagaagtGAAAACAGCTTGGATTGGACTCTTGGATGTGAGAGAGTTGAAGATGAAGATCAGTGTCTAGattgttgtttcatgttttcacattCAAAATAATCCTCAAGTTAttgtgacaggaagtgaaaccTTTGATCACAGTAAAGAGTTAAGGTTACCTTGACGTGAATCTGGTTCCTGAGCACGGCCGCTCGGAGGATCATGGCTTTAGCTCGTCTCTGAAACTCTTTTCCCATCTGAAGAGACTTCTCAAACGTGGTGCTCCTCTGATCCACATCACGAGCGTATAGGAtctaaaacacagcagagagagagggggggggggggagagaggaggggggggagagagagagtgagggagaaagagagagagaggggaggggggagagagagagaaagggagtaAATGATGGGTGagaaaatgaatgtgtttaatCAAGCATGGAGATATTTCAGattctgtcattttaaaaactgttacCAACAATTTAGACAACCTCAgatatgcgtgtgtgtgtgtgtgtgtgtgtgtgtgtgtgtgtgtgtgtgtgtgtgtgtgtgtgtgtgtgagaccttGCTGTGTGAGTCTATGCGGGCGTTGATCAGTCCCTCCAGGATCAGCTGAGTCAGTTCGTCCTCCAGAGCGGCCACCGTTGTGTTAAAGGCCTGAGCCATCTTTGTCATGTCGGCTGACACGTAAGGGCTAAagtactgaacacacacacacacaggtgtttaAACACGTTTACATTACCTGTAGAAATACAGGTGAGTGttagttgtgtgtgtctgacctggaTGAGCGCTCTGTTCCTGATCTGGCTGTACAGAGTCTTGACATGAGGAGCGAGGTACATgtccagcagcaggttatccttTAGGAcaaacagtgacatcatcacatcTCACCTACTGCTGGGTAACAACAACTACACAGTGTGAGTTAAACAGGGGTTTTTACCTTCATCTCGTCGAGCAGCTTCAGACAGGACGCGTACTTTGACTCGTAGAATTTAAAGATGATGTCTCTGATTTGAGGCTCAAGCTCCAGGAACAACTTAAAGGAGCTTAACACACAGAACAGACGGCTTAATCAACactttatttattgaaatgtagtttttattaTATCCTTCCTGACCACCAAAGGCGGAACTTATGGCATTGAATGATACCATATGACACAGATACCATGTCGTCGGTCAGTGCTGACGGCCGCCACTATCTTGGCCAAGCACTGTTGTACCGCCTGGTTAGCGACTATGCAGCCTTGAGGACAGTCATGATCTCTGTCCCTGGGCCTCTGATGGTGGAACAGCTCCTGGGGGAGCggggatgggggaggggggaggggctcacCAGGTTATTAGGGGCTCACCAGGTTATTGGTCTCTGTGTACCTGGCTCTGAAGGGTTTTATGGCGTGCCTCAGAGGGAAGCATGTCCTTGTGGGGTTGGACAACATATTCCAGCATCATCAGTAAGGGGCACCAGGTCCGCACAGTGGCTGTGGGTGGCCAAGGAACTCTTAACTTGGGCAGCCCCCGCCGCCTGGCCAGTCTGAGGGCAAAGTACCTATCTAGAGAGAGGAAGCAGGTGACAAATCTTCTGTCTTGAGGCCGGCCTTCTCTGGGGAGTTGATGCTCAGCATCTTAAGTGGAcctttttgtttcagagggTTAGAACTCGTTGCACCCTCTGGTTCTCAGACCCTAACCCTGAACAGTCCTCTGGGTCAGGACGCCCTGGCTAACAACTGGCCAGGGTTTCCCCTCTAAGCTTTTCCCCCCACTCCCTTCAGTACAGGTGGTGCTTCAGAGGGTTCTCTTTCTGGCCAGGAAGGACAAGGTTTCAGATAGAACTGACCGCAGAGCCGCTTAACAACAAAGACTGCTTTCCTCCTCGCCATCACAACAGCGAAGCAACTGGGGGAACTCCACGCCTTGTCTGTAGCGGTTGTCCCACTGGATTGTGGACTTGATCAACCAGGGTTAGGGGTGTGGTCCTTTCGGCTGCCTTGTGTCTATGTTGGTATGAGTCATCTAGTGCTTAAAGCACCACGGTCAGGattgatcaaataaaataaaaattaataaaattCTGTGAATCCTGGACGACCACCAGGATCACTCGGAGGAGATTCTGCAGGAACACATCCTCTGATGACACCTGATGACACCCGCATATATAGACCTGTCTGGGTAAGGTGCAGCTACTCAACCTGCGCTGTATTAACGAGTGCTTCTGGAGGTCATCCAGGGTTTACAGAACCGAAGTTACGtacatcttttgtttttagttAGCATGTAGTAAACTGCGCCCCTACCTGCTGGAGATGACATTACGCTGCAGTTCCTGTCTGTCAAACGTGGCAAGAGCACAGAGACCTCCGTACACAGCAACATTACTAGGAGAGAGGAGctacaggaacacacacagagtattaAATACTCTAACCCCCCTACAGTAAccccaataataataatgtttccAAAGACGAGGTGTGAAACCACTTACCTCCGGACAGTCACAGTGATCAAAAGACGCCTGCAGGAAACATTTAGCAGCTGGTTTATATTTACGAGAGGCCAACTCCGCCAagcctgaaaaacacacacacacacacacagtggatgGTATGAATGTAGACACAGAGCTCCTCTGCAGCTAATCGTGACCCTCATGGAGCTCCTCTCCATCTTACCTGCTGCACACTTTAACTTGGTGAGCACCGCCTGGTTCTGGCTGTCTCGCTCGCCTCTTTGCTAAACACAGAATTCATTCATGAGTCAGATGTGATAAATAACTAAACGATTCTGTCCCGGCGTTAACACTTTGATCAGAGAACAGATTTTAAAGGATCTGAAGCAGGGTGCTCTGAGACTGATTCACCTCTGCGATCTCAGGTGTGGACTCTGCTTTGTTGACGTAGCTCAGCACATGGGACCAGTTCTGCAGGTACACACTGACCTGGGGGGCAGAGgtcaaggtcaaaggtcaaatatACTTCATGTATGCAGGTGAGTCTGAACTTTAAACCATATTCTGTGTTCAACCTGAAACAAACATCAGGTGTTAAAGGTGAGAAATAACCCACAGAAACAGAACATATAGATATGCATGTATAGCTGACTCTACCTGTACCATTCACTTCCCTCACCTTGATGACGTTCAGACACATGTTGATGACGTGTTTGGCGCTTGTGCAGTAATCTCGAGCTCTGGAGTAACACTTGAGGGCGTTACTGAGGTCGCCACAGTCCAGGTAGTGATCGCCCAGGTCGTCATGGCCCCTCCTATGGGGGGGGGTAGTAGACTGTTAATAACCTGTCACCTCTGACTGTCTCACCTCGGACTGTCTGTCTCACCTCAGTCTGTCTCACCTCGGActgtctgtctcacctctgtctgtctcacctctgACTGTCTCACCTGATGCTCTCTTTAATGGAGTTGCCCTTGTAGTTCTTCAGGTCTGTGTCCAGTTTCTCCAGTTTCAGCAAAGCCTTCTTCCGAGTGGACTCGGCCCAGGCTGAGTCCAGGGGAGGAGGGACGACGGCCCCTTCAGGCACCGTGTCAGGAACACCCTGAGCTTCTCTgtgcacagaaaacacaacaacacacaggcAGGTATAAAACTATAACCATATTATTATAATgttgagtcagtgtgtgtttgttgtttaacgtgtgtgtgtttgttgtgttagcgtgtatgtctttgttgtgttagcgtgtgtgtgtgtgtttgttgtgttagcatgtgtgtgtgtttgtatgtgtgtgtgtgtgtgtttgttgtgttaccGTGTGGCCTCGGTCAGTTTGCGGTGGATTTCTTCGTACGTGTCGACGTTAAACGTTCGCTGGACGAAGGTGAGCGCCATCTTCAAAGACTCGACTCTGAGCTGAGGACAGTGTTCAGCGATGAACTGCAGCCGCTCAATACGCATCAACCCACTGTAACTGGTCGCATACTGCTCCaggtcctacacacacacacacacacaacaaacacacacataaaaatggCATCAAAACATGTAAAGTCAATatgagcgagtgtgtgtgtcagagtgtgtgtcagagtgtgtgtcagagtgtgtgtcaggTGAATACCAGCGTCGGGTTCTCCACGATGTAGTTTGTATCTGGAGCGTTCTGTTGATCCTCCTGAGGGTCTGCATCGATCTGCATCGGTTCTACAGACCCCTGAGACACACAAGAaccaagtacacacacacacacacgtcaggtAACCAAAGTTTCACAACACAACAGGTACACAGGCCAGAAGACATCACTGGCAAGACAATTCTATCTCATAATAACTAAGTATGCTCATGCTAGCTGTGTATTAAGTTGTTTTCATAAGAACTGCATATACTAATGCTGGctgtgttttaagttgttttcataAGAACTGCATATACTAATGCTAGctgtgttttaagttgttttcataAGAACTACATATACTAATGCTGGctgtgttttaagttgttttcataAGAACTACATATACTAATGCTGGctgtgttttaagttgttttcataAGAACTGCATATACTAATGCTAGctgtgttttaagttgttttcataAGAACTACATATACTAATGCTGGctgtgttttaagttgttttcataAGAACTACatatgctaatgctagctgtGTATTAAGTTGTTTTCATAAGAACTGCATATGCTAATGCTGGctgtgttttaagttgttttcataAGAACTACATATACTAATGCTAGctgtgttttaagttgttttcataAGAACTACATATACTAATGCTGGctgtgttttaagttgttttcataAGAACTACatatgctaatgctagctgtGTATTAAGTTGTTTTCATAAGAACTGCatatgctaatgctagctgtGTATTAAGTTGTTTTCATAAGAACTACATATGCTCATGCTAGctgtgttttaagttgtttcaTAAGAACTACATATGCTAATGCTGGctgtgttttaagttgttttcataAGAACTACATATGCTCATGCTAGCTGTGtattatgttgttttgttttttaaaacctctgGTGGTCATGTTGTTAGCTAGCGGAAGCTGtcagttagctgttagctttgTCTCTATTTAACTACATTTATCTAATTTTGGATTTAAGTTGCTGGTTGATGATATCTGAGATGTTTTAATATTCTAACCTTTGCGAGGTTTTCCCTCATTCGGCGTAAAACACTTTGAGAAGCGGTAataattgtaataaataataacTCCTCACAGGGAGAACCGTTAGCAACACATGCTAACCCGTTCACAGATTAATTTGCAGGGTTAGGGTTTCTAAATTAAAGAATGTGTTCTTTCCTGAACGATGCAACCAAATAAACctttaacataaaataaacacaaaaaccttcaaaataaaataaacaggtttgttttgttaaaccGTGATACTAGCTGAGGCTAACctagctaacagctaactgtcGTTATAACAGTTAAAAACATCACGTTCTGTAATCTTCTTCAGACAGCGGAATGGCTTACCTGGAAGTtaaacacctgcacaggtaaaGGCATCCTACTTCATTATTGGCTCAGGTGTCTTTTACTCAGAAATAAATGTATCCTCAAAATGTAGTCACAGACACACTCAGACTTTAATGTCTGTTAGAGAACCAGCTGAGAGGAGAgtcagcgccccctgctggacaggAGGGCAACAGGAGGCAGAAATATACTCTATAATACTCTATAATACTCTATAATACTCTATAATACTCTATAATACTAGTCTATTATTGTTTCTCCTTaacaaataacaacagaaagaaCTGTGACAcattaaatcttttcatcttgTGTTTGCTGAGCAGACTGTTCTCTGTCCTTCTCTATGTCCTCAATATTAAAGATATTTATAGACAATAAtctaacacgcacacacacacacacacacacacacacacacacacacacacacacatacatacacacacacacacacacacacatacatacacacacacgcacacactgattATGTTCACTGTTCAGAACACTGATCACCTGTCAggtataagataagataatcctttatttatcccacaatgggaaaatttacattgttacagcagcaaagagcaaagattgcagacaaaaagtgaacacagtacaatttaaatataaaaagaaaaattaagaatgtacaaaaaaatagattgaaaaaataactttataatgCTGCGGATAATATTTGAACTCAATAACCGTTacccgccccccctccctctctctctctctctctctccctctctctctctctctctccctcgcttctatcgagccccccccccccccccccccccccccccaagcagCGTAACGTGCCGTGAGCGCGCGCCGAGTTGGTGTGATAATGCAGCAGACTCACGCGCCGAGGAGGAGGCTTCACGTGAGGAGGTAGctgtattttgttttcatgaaatataaaatgttatCGTTTATTAAAGACAGATCATTTCAAACATGGCGGCTTAATGTGGAGCTGCTGCGCGTGCACAGATGTGTCAGACTGCGGTAAAACCGGCTGCTGCTGCACGAGCTCCTCTTTCATTCAAACTTTCATTCATCCGGATCAGCTGGAGACCATCTCACTGACCCGGGACAACATACCGAGAGCCCGGATCAGCTGGAGACCACGACACTGACCCGGGTCAACATCCCGAGAGCCCGTTAGAACCACAAACTCCATCCACCAAGTGTCCACctagaggaggagggagagagagagagagagggagaggagagagagagagagagaggagagagagaggagagagagaggagagagagcgagagagagagggagaggagagagagagagagagggagaggagagagagagcgagagaggagagagagaggagagagagcgagagagagagagagagagagggagaggagagagagagcgagagagagagaggaggagagagagagggagagagagagaggagcgagagagagggagaggaggaggaggagagagagagagcgagagagagaggaggagagagagagggagagagagagagggagaggagagagagagcaagagagagagagggagaggagagagaggaggagagggagagagagaagcgagagagagggagaggaggaggagagagggagaggaggagagagagagcgagagagagagggagaggagagagagagcgagagagaaggagaggaggaggaggagagagagagcgagagagagagaggagagagagagcgagagagagagagagagagaggaggaggagagagagagagggaaagagagagaggaagaaaaaaaggaggtggCGTAAGCAGCTTCTGTTTGGGCCAGCTCAGACATTTGGTGGTTCAGACTGGATTGTGGATCCATGTAGACGGGATTTCTCTGATGGGgaaggaccaggaccaggagcAGAGAGGACCCAGGTCAAACTTGGTGAGCGGGGCTACTCTGGAACGAGACCGCGAGAGAAGGTACGCCGAACtcttcagagagctggacctgaaccAGGATGGCAGAGTGGACATCAACGAGCTTCGGACTGGACTGTCTGCACGGGGACTGCACCggggggaggcagaggaggtgagagaTTAGAGTGGGTCCTTAAAACCTCACTCCCTccaggtgaggggggggggggggggggttgaaggATTTCCTCAGGTCTTGTTCCTAAGTGAGGGTAAGATGGACTGTGAGATGGAGCTGAAAGCCTccctgtggtcatgagctttgggtCGGGTTAGGGCCAAAAATCAAATcttaatatttgtttaattgaaATGCAAATACATGTGATCATTTATAAATAT
This Labrus bergylta chromosome 16, fLabBer1.1, whole genome shotgun sequence DNA region includes the following protein-coding sequences:
- the gps1 gene encoding COP9 signalosome complex subunit 1 isoform X1, encoding MPLPVQVFNFQGSVEPMQIDADPQEDQQNAPDTNYIVENPTLDLEQYATSYSGLMRIERLQFIAEHCPQLRVESLKMALTFVQRTFNVDTYEEIHRKLTEATREAQGVPDTVPEGAVVPPPLDSAWAESTRKKALLKLEKLDTDLKNYKGNSIKESIRRGHDDLGDHYLDCGDLSNALKCYSRARDYCTSAKHVINMCLNVIKVSVYLQNWSHVLSYVNKAESTPEIAEQRGERDSQNQAVLTKLKCAAGLAELASRKYKPAAKCFLQASFDHCDCPELLSPSNVAVYGGLCALATFDRQELQRNVISSSSFKLFLELEPQIRDIIFKFYESKYASCLKLLDEMKDNLLLDMYLAPHVKTLYSQIRNRALIQYFSPYVSADMTKMAQAFNTTVAALEDELTQLILEGLINARIDSHSKILYARDVDQRSTTFEKSLQMGKEFQRRAKAMILRAAVLRNQIHVKSPIQAVFTSVSSSSSPQSPPREGSQGELTPANSQTRMSTNM
- the gps1 gene encoding COP9 signalosome complex subunit 1 isoform X2, giving the protein MPLPVQVFNFQGSVEPMQIDADPQEDQQNAPDTNYIVENPTLDLEQYATSYSGLMRIERLQFIAEHCPQLRVESLKMALTFVQRTFNVDTYEEIHRKLTEATREAQGVPDTVPEGAVVPPPLDSAWAESTRKKALLKLEKLDTDLKNYKGNSIKESIRRGHDDLGDHYLDCGDLSNALKCYSRARDYCTSAKHVINMCLNVIKVSVYLQNWSHVLSYVNKAESTPEIAEQRGERDSQNQAVLTKLKCAAGLAELASRKYKPAAKCFLQASFDHCDCPELLSPSNVAVYGGLCALATFDRQELQRNVISSSSFKLFLELEPQIRDIIFKFYESKYASCLKLLDEMKDNLLLDMYLAPHVKTLYSQIRNRALIQYFSPYVSADMTKMAQAFNTTVAALEDELTQLILEGLINARIDSHSKILYARDVDQRSTTFEKSLQMGKEFQRRAKAMILRAAVLRNQIHVKSPPREGSQGELTPANSQTRMSTNM